The following are encoded together in the Candidatus Limnocylindrales bacterium genome:
- a CDS encoding thiosulfate oxidation carrier protein SoxY, with amino-acid sequence MYPLTRRRFLKFSTLFGISCSLSLEPVKTLAEEQIHRVTDVDHLTEFEKLHLPRITAPDLTGNGHVVPIIVEMDHPMEPDHYIKSIEILNRRDPVVSKGRFYMTPANGAAYLSTQVRMHSGSSQVEVIAECNQHGTWIAQKPITIKEGGGGCATETDAQQEETFDIRPPTLRIPHLIEEGAIVAGEIIKIQVKFKHPSRTGLKLVDGQFVPVKPPFYVKTMEVFYDGNQVSLYKMTEALSDNPFIGFKLRIHKEAPLRIVFTNSRDQRFEVTENFKFG; translated from the coding sequence ATGTACCCCCTAACCCGACGACGCTTTCTCAAATTTTCGACCCTTTTCGGGATAAGCTGTAGCCTGTCCCTGGAGCCGGTCAAAACCCTGGCCGAAGAACAGATCCACCGGGTCACCGATGTGGATCACCTTACCGAGTTTGAAAAACTTCATCTTCCCAGGATTACGGCGCCTGATCTGACCGGAAATGGCCATGTCGTTCCCATTATCGTTGAAATGGATCACCCCATGGAACCGGATCACTATATTAAAAGTATTGAGATTCTCAATCGCAGGGACCCGGTGGTTTCCAAAGGACGATTCTATATGACCCCGGCCAACGGGGCTGCCTATCTCTCCACGCAGGTTCGTATGCATAGCGGCAGCTCGCAGGTGGAGGTTATTGCAGAATGTAATCAGCACGGAACGTGGATTGCCCAAAAGCCGATTACTATCAAAGAAGGAGGGGGCGGATGTGCTACCGAAACCGATGCTCAACAAGAAGAAACCTTTGATATTCGTCCACCAACCCTTAGAATTCCTCATTTGATCGAGGAAGGAGCTATAGTTGCTGGGGAAATTATCAAAATTCAGGTAAAATTTAAACATCCTAGCCGAACCGGTTTAAAACTGGTAGACGGGCAGTTCGTTCCGGTTAAGCCCCCTTTTTATGTGAAAACCATGGAGGTCTTTTACGACGGAAATCAAGTCAGTTTGTATAAGATGACAGAGGCTCTCAGTGACAATCCATTTATCGGATTTAAACTCAGAATCCATAAAGAGGCTCCCCTGCGCATCGTTTTTACGAACAGTCGGGATCAACGGTTCGAGGTCACTGAGAATTTTAAATTCGGATAA
- a CDS encoding cytochrome D1 domain-containing protein, with the protein MKNLYRILVLFLFLSLCGINSASAGELWITNQSSNTLSIIDTETYQTLATLPSGGSEPHNITFSPDGKEAWVCHVGSNNVAVFDVGSRKLLTILPGGKRAHAVTFTPDGRYAYLANPGSNDVWVFEAATKNLIKVIPVGEAPQLITFSRDGKKAFVTNSKSEEVWVLDTTSYEVLAKIPAGRDVMGCGTTQDSRHLYVTAGGDNGVALIDTLAYQNVKFIETGLDAHGLVISPDDKYVYVANRGENTLSVIDSSTNQVIGAIPVGKKPDILTISPDGHYVYVTNRLEDTISVVDTVSRQALKVIPVGKEPHGIALKP; encoded by the coding sequence ATGAAAAACCTATACCGGATTCTGGTCCTTTTTCTCTTTCTCAGCTTATGTGGGATAAATTCGGCTTCTGCCGGTGAACTCTGGATTACCAATCAGTCTTCCAATACCCTTTCCATTATTGATACAGAAACTTATCAAACCCTGGCGACCCTTCCTTCCGGTGGGAGTGAACCTCACAATATTACCTTTAGTCCTGATGGTAAGGAAGCCTGGGTTTGTCACGTAGGTTCCAACAATGTGGCGGTCTTTGATGTAGGCTCCAGAAAACTTTTAACGATACTCCCGGGAGGTAAACGGGCCCATGCGGTTACCTTCACACCGGATGGTCGTTATGCCTACCTGGCCAATCCGGGCTCCAACGATGTCTGGGTCTTTGAAGCGGCGACTAAAAACCTAATCAAAGTTATTCCGGTGGGTGAAGCCCCCCAGTTAATTACTTTCTCCCGGGACGGAAAAAAAGCCTTTGTAACCAATAGCAAAAGCGAAGAGGTCTGGGTGTTGGATACGACCAGTTATGAAGTTCTTGCAAAGATTCCGGCAGGAAGGGATGTGATGGGTTGTGGGACTACCCAGGATAGTCGACATCTCTATGTAACGGCCGGAGGCGATAACGGAGTTGCACTCATCGATACCCTGGCGTATCAAAATGTAAAGTTTATAGAGACTGGGCTGGATGCCCATGGATTGGTGATTTCCCCCGATGATAAATACGTTTATGTCGCCAATCGGGGAGAGAATACGCTTTCGGTTATCGATAGCTCTACCAATCAAGTGATTGGAGCCATTCCGGTTGGGAAAAAGCCGGATATTTTAACCATTTCTCCAGATGGTCACTATGTTTATGTTACCAATCGCCTGGAGGATACCATTTCGGTGGTAGATACAGTCTCCAGGCAGGCTCTGAAAGTTATACCGGTAGGAAAGGAACCCCATGGCATTGCTTTAAAACCTTAA
- a CDS encoding cbb3-type cytochrome c oxidase subunit I, giving the protein MADAVEVKQEERELALEDELVNKSLVKKWLLWGFVWVLFAPTVGVIVSTKFNYPEFLGNSPYFTFGRLRPIHVNGVILGVFSTLFIGMCYYVVPRLTGTRVYLGDKLGNILLWVWNLTLAGGFISLAFGSNQGIEAGEAPLITDIILEICFLILTLQFFVTIAKRREEKLYVSLWYLIAAFVWTDINWAFGNFIVPYSVPGINNAALHGLFIHYVVGLWITPAGYVMIYYFLPASVRNPIYSHKLSLIGFWSLAFFYPFVGIHHYLYSPIADWAETLAIVSSMMLIIPVWTVIQNFFGTMIGRWSQFHENYTAKFLILGSIMYLFGCFQGSTEALRSLQQPTHFTDFVISHSHLTVFGTFVLWVLGPAIFVWQRITGQELWSSRMANWSFWLITAGISSMGIGLTFGGLQQGYMWMKQVEWVESVIATKPFWLFRTFSGISMDIGMSLLVINLLLTTRARSRTELLGRTVPSM; this is encoded by the coding sequence ATGGCCGACGCGGTTGAAGTCAAGCAAGAGGAACGGGAGCTGGCTCTGGAAGATGAGCTGGTCAACAAATCATTGGTTAAGAAATGGCTTTTATGGGGATTCGTCTGGGTACTCTTCGCCCCGACGGTCGGAGTTATTGTCTCCACGAAGTTTAATTACCCGGAATTTTTAGGTAATTCCCCCTATTTTACCTTTGGGCGACTTCGCCCGATTCATGTAAACGGTGTGATCTTAGGGGTTTTCAGTACCCTTTTCATAGGAATGTGTTATTATGTGGTCCCCCGACTTACCGGAACCCGGGTATATCTGGGAGACAAACTCGGTAATATCCTTCTGTGGGTCTGGAATCTGACCCTGGCCGGAGGATTTATTTCCCTGGCTTTTGGATCAAATCAGGGTATCGAGGCCGGAGAAGCTCCTTTAATAACCGATATTATTCTGGAAATCTGCTTTTTGATTTTGACGCTCCAATTCTTCGTGACCATTGCCAAACGGCGAGAAGAAAAGCTCTATGTAAGTCTCTGGTATCTCATCGCAGCCTTTGTCTGGACCGATATAAACTGGGCCTTTGGGAATTTTATCGTTCCATATTCGGTTCCGGGCATCAATAATGCTGCACTGCATGGACTTTTTATTCATTATGTGGTTGGGCTCTGGATTACTCCGGCCGGATATGTCATGATTTACTATTTTCTACCGGCTTCGGTCCGAAATCCCATTTATAGCCATAAACTTTCCCTCATCGGATTCTGGTCACTGGCTTTCTTCTATCCCTTTGTAGGAATCCACCATTATCTCTATAGCCCTATCGCAGATTGGGCTGAGACCCTTGCCATTGTCAGCAGTATGATGTTAATCATACCGGTTTGGACCGTCATCCAGAACTTCTTCGGGACGATGATCGGGCGATGGTCTCAATTCCATGAGAATTACACCGCCAAGTTTCTAATCCTGGGATCCATCATGTATCTATTCGGTTGTTTCCAGGGCTCTACAGAAGCTTTACGAAGCCTTCAACAGCCCACCCATTTTACAGATTTTGTTATTTCCCATTCACATCTTACAGTATTTGGAACCTTTGTGCTTTGGGTGTTAGGTCCTGCAATTTTTGTATGGCAGCGAATTACAGGGCAGGAGTTGTGGAGCTCCCGTATGGCAAACTGGAGTTTCTGGCTCATTACAGCCGGAATTTCCAGCATGGGCATCGGACTCACCTTTGGTGGATTACAGCAAGGTTATATGTGGATGAAACAGGTGGAATGGGTAGAGTCTGTGATTGCCACCAAACCTTTCTGGCTTTTCAGAACCTTTTCAGGAATCTCCATGGATATTGGAATGTCACTTTTGGTGATTAACTTACTCCTGACAACCAGAGCCAGATCTAGAACTGAGTTGCTGGGACGTACGGTACCCAGTATGTGA